One Oncorhynchus keta strain PuntledgeMale-10-30-2019 chromosome 22, Oket_V2, whole genome shotgun sequence DNA window includes the following coding sequences:
- the LOC118400712 gene encoding zinc finger protein 239-like: MVLRNRSLINTRESGDYRGSSGEPQQPHDAEEAEKCLSRSKHLKKHLQRSTGKITHCCSDCGKRFTSSGIKIHQKTHTGEKSYSCGQCGKSFTSSSCLTVYQRIHTEEKPYSCDQCGKSFAKSNHLTVHQRIHTGEKSYRCDQCGKSFAKSNHLTVHQRIHTGEKPYSCDQCGTSFATSNHLTVHQRIHTGEKPYSCDQCGKSFGQSGELTVHQRIHTGEKPYSCDQCGKSFATANHLTVHQRIHTGEKPYRCDQCGKSFGQSGKLTVHQRIHTGEKPYTCGQCGKRFAASGNLTQHRRTHTGEKSHSCDQR, encoded by the exons ATGGTTTTGAGAAACCGTTCCCTGATTAACACGA gagagagtggggactatcgtggatcctctggggagcctcaacaacctcATGATGCTGAAGAGGCAGAGAAGTGTCTCTCCAGATCAAAACACCTCAAGAAACACCTGCAGAGATCCACAGGGAAGATAactcactgctgctctgactgtgggaagagattcacCTCATCAGGCATTAAAATTcatcagaaaacacacacaggagagaaatcttatagctgtggtcaatgtggaaagagttttacttCATCTAGCTGTCTGACAGTataccagagaatacacacagaagagaaaccttatagctgtgatcaatgtgggaagagttttgctaAATCTAACCATCTGACAgtgcaccagagaatacacacaggagagaaatcttatagatgtgatcaatgtgggaagagttttgctaAATCTAACCATCTGACAgtgcaccagagaatacacacaggagagaaaccttatagctgtgatcaatgtgggacgAGTTTTGCTACATCTAACCATCTGACAgtgcaccagagaatacacacaggagagaaaccgtatagctgtgatcaatgtgggaagagttttggtcAATCTGGAGAGCTGACAgtgcaccagagaatacacacaggagagaaaccttatagctgtgatcaatgtgggaagagttttgctaCAGCTAACCATCTGACAgtgcaccagagaatacacacaggagagaaaccttatagatgtgatcaatgtgggaagagttttggtcAATCTGGAAAGCTGACAgtgcaccagagaatacacacaggagagaaaccttatacctgtggtcaatgtgggaagagatttGCTGCATCTGGCAATCTGACTCAACAccggagaacacacacaggagagaaatctcaTAGCTGTGACCAGAGATAA